One Pieris rapae chromosome 7, ilPieRapa1.1, whole genome shotgun sequence genomic window carries:
- the LOC110992687 gene encoding uncharacterized protein LOC110992687 yields the protein MGNSKSKKSQKEPDKFFERARWKEHKIEEKKKRSANPINKRVAAKEPPLDPVSALNGPSLGSSPLPAPAQVRSYDEDALDRMRYQLNHDSDAFLLNNILLSVQFFENYEREVQTLKNNPISERQHLMDAAMVKCHKHVFFADRLLECVQEYVCYQKRKDLLQPLAAPRLFIIYDNVEASEPGDTSDYSAVLDAPFYKLRIEDTKESGFVKLKKLEILESTLSKETDLIKTSHSQSDDSIYTESEKESIASDVSPYFGSESLDRSASPSGDLSRYVKNNARKSVSIYQAQESEINNKINNFDAQIKPRKSILKNATLENTSNIEISYNMENINMGEDTETSGYRSNSSRQTESSETESDYGYTTITESTTPKKIKLTLQSKNSANSAGLPDECWITVSEKAFDWSDDEEDEDADTASKLSLTKTLYETHQYLNSITFMNDFVDNFIVSIGSGLGFPQDAIKDALTQGASIYCDNNKNISYEVFPALLAAWPNAANQWIIRERKIIQNPRTNFSYQWPTKYMVGKAIDFGCLLVPVGFRPKRGLNPNQKLQWKITFPAAERYLESCLAHSHMRCYLFMLALHKTFIENDTSKIGIDASHIKNHLFWQCEDNYAKWPEDRLGETLRLFLRSFYSHFGRSRFPNYFIETCNEFKSVPKPLLLKAQRKLADILEAPVMHTLYALNKVKYMKKDFYPKFNSRRLYEILTCKNPLRLINPYLPVHSVPMNQDSSDSEDENVNSIWDKAKLHDKHYQWKKERQRQIKERRKANFNMRKPKEKEKLETEINKNIILPTKMDSERRRLVFEFFISHFIAMARSSEKFDAIRQAVIYLEQAKRLTILLGEEPATEASVHEYDHIIRDKLADCQRKLANHIGYKVSVREHDRSVNTNLMRKQRPKVEHIINNQGSPTDNSATPPFAFVDVHVESIKIRDKMPFVEIDDLEESKL from the exons ATGGGAAACTCAAAGTCGAAGAAGTCACAGAAAGAGCCGGACAAATTTTTTGAGCGTGCCCGGTGGAAGGAACACAAAATTGAAGAGAAAAAGAAGAGAAGTGCAAATCCTATTAATAAAAGAGTTGCCGCGAAAGAGCCGCCGTTGGACCCTGTTTCCGCGCTGAATGGTCCTTCGCTGGGGAGTTCCCCGCTGCCTGCCCCTGCGCAAGTTCGTTCATACGACGAGGATGCTTTAGATCGTATGCGATATCAATTGAATCACGACTCCGATGCGTTTTTGTTGAATAACATCCTTTTGTCTGTGCAGTTCTTCGAAAATTATGAACG GGAAGTTCAGACTTTGAAAAATAATCCTATAAGTGAACGACAACACTTAATGGACGCAGCTATGGTCAAGTGTCACAAACACGTATTTTTCGCTGATAGATTGCTTGAATGTGTGCAAGAATACGTCTGCTACCAGAAAAGAAAAGATCTCCTACAACCACTAGCGGCACCAAGGTTGTTTATCATATATGATAATGTAGAGGCCAGTGAACCCGGAGACACTTCTGATTATTCTGCTGTTCTAGATGCGCCATTTTATAAACTACGTATCGAAGACACTAAAGAGTCGG GCTTTGTCAAACTAAAAAAGTTAGAGATACTAGAGAGTACTCTATCTAAAGAAACAGATCTGATAAAAACAAGTCACTCACAATCAGACGACAGCATATACACTGAATCAGAAAAAGAGTCGATTGCCTCCGATGTTTCACCTTATTTTGGATCGGAAAGTTTAGATAGAAGTGCTTCTCCTTCCGGAGATCTCTCAagatatgtcaaaaataatgCTAGAAAAAGTGTTAGTATTTATCAGGCCCAGGAAAGTgagataaataacaaaattaacaattttgatGCGCAGATCAAGCCAAGAAaatccatattaaaaaatgcaactCTTGAAAATACCAGCAATATTGAAATAAGTTATAACatggaaaatattaatatgggTGAAGATACTGAAACGTCTGGGTACCGATCAAACTCGAGTCGACAAACAGAATCAAGTGAAACAGAATCGGATTATGGGTATACTACTATTACAGAATCAACAACaccaaagaaaattaaactaaCTTTACAATCTAAAAATTCAGCAAACTCTGCAGGCTTACCAGATGAATGCTGGATTACTGTTAGTGAAAAGGCTTTTGACTGGAGTGATGACGAAGAAGACGAAGATGCGGATACAGCATCAAAATTATCTTTAACAAAAACTCTTTACGAGACACATCAATATCTTAACTCAATTACGTTTATGAATGATTTTGTagacaattttattgttagtatCGGGTCTGGCTTGGGGTTTCCCCAAGATGCAATAAAAGATGCTTTAACACAAGGAGCCAGTATATACTgtgataacaataaaaatattagttatgaAGTATTCCCAGCACTTTTAGCAGCTTGGCCAAATGCAGCAAATCAGTGGATTATTCGAGAAAGAAAGATAATTCAGAATCCTCGAACTAACTTCAGTTATCAATGGCCAACTAAATACATGGTCGGCAAGGCTATTGATTTCGGATGCTTGCTGGTACCAGTAGGATTTCGCCCGAAGCGAGGATTAAACCCCAATCAAAAATTACAATGGAAAATAACATTTCCAGCAGCTGAACGATATTTAGAAAGCTGTTTAGCTCATTCGCATATGAGGTGTTACCTATTTATGCTTGCcttacataaaacttttattgagAACGATACGTCTAAAATTGGTATCGATGCaagtcatataaaaaatcatttattttggcAATGTGAAGACAATTACGCAAAGTGGCCAGAGGACAGACTAGGAGAAACACTCCGTCTATTCTTGCGAAGTTTTTATTCACATTTCGGACGTTCTCGATTTCCTAACTACTTCATAGAGACGTGTAATGAATTCAAAAGCGTACCGAAACCGTTACTATTAAAAGCCCAACGGAAATTAGCTGATATTTTGGAGGCACCGGTGATGCATACACTATATGcattgaataaagtaaaatacatgaaaaaagatttttatccaAAGTTTAATAGCCGCAGATTATATGAAATCTTAACATGCAAAAATCCATTGCGCCTGATAAATCCCTATTTACCAGTACATTCTGTACCAATGAACCAAGATTCTTCTGATAGTGAAGACGAAAATGTAAATAGTATTTGGGATAAAGCTAAACTTCATGACAAACACTATCAGTGGAAAAAAGAACGACAACGTCAAATAAAAGAACGGAGAAAAGCAAATTTCAACATGAGAAAACCAAAGGAAAAGGAAAAGCTAGAAACagagattaataaaaat ATAATTTTGCCGACAAAAATGGACTCGGAACGACGGCGGTTagtatttgaatttttcatttcTCACTTCATTGCTATGGCTCGATCAAGTGAAAAATTCGACGCTATCAGGCAAGCGGTGATTTATTTAGAGCAAGCTAAACGTCTTACGATTCTCCTGGGGGAGGAACCTGCCACCGAAGCATCGGTGCACGAATATGATCATATTATACGTGACAAATTAGCTGATTGTCAGCGAAAGCTAGCTAACCACATTGGCTACAAAGTATCTGTTCGAGAGCATGACCGATCTGTTAACACAAACTTGATGCGAAAACAGCGACCAAAAGTtgaacatataattaataaccaAGGCTCCCCAACGGACAACTCAGCAACTCCACCATTCGCTTTCGTAGATGTTCATGTTGAAAGTATCAAAATTCGCGATAAAATGCCTTTCGTTGAAATAGATGACCTTGAGGAATCTAAGTTATAA